The following proteins come from a genomic window of Corynebacterium crudilactis:
- a CDS encoding VanZ family protein, translated as MKTPSTPVMCLALLAYSAVMVSLTMLKSFFVIGLLWVPEAHRNRSISIAPFNDFLESGSWFSPLFGYGGNFAFFVPFGVLLYALLKSSPRKYWQKNAVLKTMLLGALFSMAIEVSQYVFMLGYSDIDDIIFNTLGAAAGATIAKIFGWRFFYIWVWLALILAVVFIVLVALGPRLGDPDKVIELQAISLKDALY; from the coding sequence ATGAAAACTCCGTCGACTCCCGTCATGTGCTTGGCACTACTTGCTTATAGTGCAGTGATGGTCTCTTTGACCATGTTGAAATCATTTTTTGTCATTGGGTTGTTGTGGGTGCCAGAAGCTCATAGAAATCGTTCTATTTCTATTGCTCCCTTTAATGATTTTCTCGAATCTGGATCGTGGTTTTCGCCGCTTTTTGGGTATGGCGGAAATTTCGCATTCTTCGTTCCTTTTGGAGTGCTTTTATACGCACTGCTGAAATCCTCTCCGCGGAAATATTGGCAGAAAAATGCAGTACTGAAAACAATGCTGCTTGGCGCGTTATTCAGCATGGCCATTGAGGTTTCCCAATATGTATTCATGCTGGGCTACAGCGATATTGATGACATTATTTTCAATACTTTAGGCGCTGCTGCGGGAGCTACGATTGCCAAGATTTTCGGCTGGAGATTTTTCTACATATGGGTCTGGTTGGCTCTGATTTTGGCGGTAGTTTTTATAGTTTTGGTGGCGCTCGGCCCTCGGTTAGGCGACCCGGATAAAGTGATTGAGCTTCAGGCTATATCCTTAAAGGACGCTCTTTATTAG
- a CDS encoding VanZ family protein, with translation MSTTHASGIQVPQAPQQSHHTTRPGREGKVSWLLFSISFGVYVVLLVMMTLLKNRLSLGGLWNTEAHQFRSIDLELFNGFVDAPIWWGPWTNTFGNIALFIPFGFFLYTALRKLGHRFPFVETVLFAGLSSLIIEVLQWVFAVGYSDVDDLLCNSIGGMIGAVVAVCVPVKASKVISGIVMAGSLSVMAMMLYSSMAI, from the coding sequence ATGTCGACCACTCACGCTTCAGGGATTCAGGTGCCACAAGCACCACAGCAATCTCACCACACCACTCGGCCAGGCCGCGAAGGAAAAGTCTCTTGGCTGCTGTTTTCTATTTCTTTTGGTGTGTATGTTGTGCTGCTTGTGATGATGACACTGTTGAAAAATCGGCTTTCTTTAGGCGGATTGTGGAACACCGAGGCACATCAGTTCAGGTCGATTGATCTGGAACTTTTCAATGGCTTTGTGGACGCTCCAATCTGGTGGGGGCCGTGGACTAATACTTTCGGCAATATCGCATTGTTTATACCTTTTGGATTTTTCCTCTATACAGCGCTGCGTAAATTAGGCCACCGTTTTCCCTTTGTGGAAACAGTCCTCTTCGCAGGGCTAAGCAGTCTGATTATTGAGGTATTGCAGTGGGTGTTCGCTGTGGGCTATTCAGATGTTGATGATCTCCTGTGCAACTCCATCGGCGGCATGATCGGCGCTGTGGTTGCGGTGTGCGTACCTGTGAAAGCGAGCAAAGTGATCAGTGGAATAGTGATGGCAGGTTCCTTAAGTGTGATGGCGATGATGCTCTATTCGAGCATGGCTATTTAA
- a CDS encoding FAD-dependent oxidoreductase, whose translation MDSEFDLIVIGFGKAGKTIAMKRSAAGDKVALIEQSPHMYGGTCINIGCIPTKKLLFETSLGTNFVDAVAARDELIGKLNAKNLHMAQDKGVTVIDGTARFTNSHEITVTAGDDTLVLHASKIVINTGSTPVLPDVPGIDNPHVFDSTSIQHISPLPKHLAIIGGGPIGLEFATLFSGQGSHVTIIDRAEVALHNFDSEIAELAQSDLEARGITFLNSAELTGFSGDFTVHLKDRDLNVDAALIAVGRRPATTGLGLEQAGINTGTRGEVLVDAHLRTNIDGIFAVGDVNGGPQFTYVSYDDHRIVLDQLAGKSKKSTKNRLIPTTTFLEPPLSTVGVTTDLGDNVVVKKALIADMPMVPRPKIINQASGMVKFYVDKHSDALVGATLYCADSQEIINTVALAMRHGITASELGEGIYTHPATSEIFNQLLEN comes from the coding sequence ATGGATTCTGAATTTGATCTCATTGTTATTGGATTTGGCAAAGCTGGAAAAACTATCGCGATGAAACGCTCAGCAGCCGGAGATAAAGTTGCACTGATTGAGCAAAGTCCACACATGTACGGGGGAACGTGCATCAACATTGGATGTATCCCCACAAAGAAATTGTTGTTTGAGACTTCCTTAGGAACAAATTTCGTAGATGCAGTGGCAGCGCGCGATGAGTTGATCGGAAAACTCAATGCCAAGAATCTGCACATGGCGCAAGATAAGGGCGTGACTGTTATTGATGGCACGGCACGTTTTACGAACAGCCATGAAATCACAGTAACTGCAGGCGATGACACTCTTGTACTGCATGCATCGAAAATTGTAATCAACACTGGATCCACACCAGTACTCCCAGATGTGCCCGGTATAGACAATCCGCATGTCTTTGATTCCACCAGCATCCAACATATTTCACCGCTGCCTAAACATCTAGCCATCATTGGTGGCGGCCCCATCGGATTGGAATTTGCCACGCTTTTTAGCGGACAAGGCTCCCATGTGACGATTATCGATCGTGCCGAGGTTGCGCTGCACAATTTCGATAGCGAAATCGCCGAGCTCGCACAAAGTGACCTTGAAGCACGCGGCATCACCTTTCTCAACAGTGCTGAACTCACTGGGTTCAGCGGCGACTTTACAGTTCATCTCAAAGACCGCGACCTCAACGTCGATGCTGCCCTCATCGCCGTCGGCCGTCGCCCAGCCACCACGGGGCTCGGGCTTGAGCAAGCGGGCATCAACACCGGCACGCGTGGCGAAGTGCTTGTCGACGCCCACCTCCGGACAAATATCGACGGCATCTTCGCTGTAGGGGACGTCAATGGTGGACCACAATTTACTTATGTTTCCTACGATGACCACCGCATTGTGCTTGATCAGCTCGCAGGAAAAAGTAAGAAAAGTACAAAGAATCGCTTGATTCCGACCACCACGTTCCTCGAACCTCCACTATCTACCGTCGGAGTAACTACCGATCTCGGCGATAACGTAGTGGTGAAGAAGGCTCTTATCGCAGATATGCCCATGGTTCCTCGACCAAAGATCATTAACCAGGCATCAGGCATGGTGAAGTTTTACGTCGATAAGCACTCTGATGCCTTAGTGGGGGCGACGTTGTACTGCGCTGATTCCCAAGAAATCATCAACACTGTCGCGTTGGCCATGCGTCACGGCATCACGGCTTCTGAGCTGGGCGAGGGCATTTACACGCACCCCGCCACCTCAGAGATTTTTAACCAGTTGCTAGAGAACTAA
- a CDS encoding D-amino acid dehydrogenase codes for MSSSGKVIVVGAGMVGLSTAWHLQERGFEVTVLDRDGVAAGSSWGNAGWLAPAKTIPLSESGLWMYGPKELFNPVSPMHMPLRVDPKLWLFLVQFMAQAFQSKWDSTMADLTAIDKVALAAFDELALGGVEELTHEGPFVIGFEEESQSAGFLKEIAGVVRHGQKAEMTRLDNPQELAPMLSEEIQVAYRLEGQRFIEPGPYVQSLADSVVKRGGTIHAGAEVVHVAKGDSRPAVILADGSREEADKVVIATGAWLPGLVREYGVKTLVQAGRGYSFSVATDIPAQHSVYLPHHRMACTPYQGRFRIAGTMEFRGPDEPFQPRRVEAIVSQAKRLMRGVDFDERQDEWVGSRPVTPDGRPLIGQTKAENIYVAGGHGMWGIVLGPATGKYLAELMATGKTNSIIKPFNPLR; via the coding sequence ATGAGTTCGTCTGGAAAAGTCATTGTTGTTGGAGCTGGGATGGTGGGGTTATCCACCGCTTGGCATCTGCAAGAACGTGGGTTTGAGGTGACCGTCCTTGATCGGGATGGTGTTGCTGCTGGCTCATCTTGGGGTAATGCTGGCTGGTTAGCACCGGCAAAAACCATCCCTTTATCGGAGTCAGGTCTCTGGATGTATGGGCCTAAGGAACTCTTCAATCCGGTCTCCCCTATGCATATGCCACTTCGTGTAGATCCCAAACTGTGGCTTTTCCTCGTGCAATTTATGGCCCAAGCTTTTCAGAGCAAATGGGACTCCACCATGGCTGATCTCACTGCGATCGATAAGGTAGCGCTTGCTGCCTTCGACGAGCTGGCACTTGGTGGCGTAGAAGAACTCACGCATGAAGGTCCATTTGTTATTGGCTTTGAAGAAGAGAGCCAATCAGCGGGGTTCCTCAAAGAAATTGCTGGTGTTGTCCGGCATGGCCAAAAAGCGGAGATGACGCGTTTGGATAACCCTCAAGAGCTTGCCCCGATGCTGAGTGAGGAAATCCAGGTGGCTTATCGCTTGGAAGGTCAACGCTTCATCGAGCCGGGTCCTTATGTTCAGTCATTGGCCGATTCAGTGGTGAAACGTGGCGGCACGATCCATGCTGGTGCGGAAGTCGTTCATGTGGCAAAGGGTGATAGTCGTCCTGCGGTTATTTTGGCTGATGGTAGTCGTGAAGAAGCTGACAAAGTGGTTATCGCTACTGGAGCTTGGTTGCCGGGGCTAGTTCGGGAATACGGAGTAAAAACTCTTGTGCAAGCTGGTCGAGGTTATTCCTTTTCAGTAGCAACCGATATTCCCGCACAACATTCTGTGTATCTGCCCCACCATCGCATGGCGTGTACTCCGTATCAGGGTAGATTCCGCATTGCGGGCACGATGGAGTTCCGTGGGCCAGATGAGCCTTTCCAGCCACGAAGAGTTGAGGCGATTGTGTCTCAAGCAAAACGCCTCATGCGGGGTGTGGATTTTGATGAACGCCAAGATGAATGGGTTGGTTCGCGTCCGGTTACTCCAGATGGCCGTCCACTGATCGGTCAGACCAAGGCGGAAAATATCTATGTTGCTGGTGGCCACGGCATGTGGGGCATTGTGCTTGGCCCTGCCACCGGAAAATATTTGGCAGAGCTGATGGCTACCGGCAAGACGAATTCGATCATCAAGCCTTTTAACCCGCTGCGTTAG
- a CDS encoding malonic semialdehyde reductase, producing the protein MTTVTQDIMAIDEDAQNLLFREARTANAFTNEPISDEQIQAIFDLVKWAPTAMNSQPLRVVIVRSEEAKARLVPLMAEGNQAKVAAAPAVALLAADVDFHDEMPKLFPHFAGARDMFAADESSRSSTAELNAGLQVGYAIIGIRAAGLAAGPMTGMDAEAISKEFFPDGRHRVLVAINMGKPAEEGAWHDRLPRLGMDEVVETL; encoded by the coding sequence ATGACTACTGTTACCCAAGACATCATGGCAATTGACGAAGACGCACAGAACCTTCTCTTCCGCGAAGCTCGCACCGCAAATGCTTTCACAAATGAGCCAATCTCAGACGAGCAGATCCAGGCAATCTTTGATCTGGTCAAGTGGGCTCCAACCGCAATGAACTCCCAGCCACTCCGCGTGGTCATCGTTCGTTCTGAAGAAGCAAAGGCGCGCCTCGTCCCATTGATGGCTGAAGGAAACCAGGCAAAGGTTGCTGCAGCACCAGCAGTTGCACTCCTGGCAGCAGACGTTGATTTCCACGATGAGATGCCAAAGCTTTTCCCACACTTCGCAGGTGCACGCGATATGTTCGCTGCTGATGAGTCCTCACGCTCTTCCACCGCAGAACTCAACGCTGGCCTACAGGTCGGCTACGCAATCATCGGAATCCGTGCAGCTGGCCTCGCTGCAGGACCAATGACTGGTATGGATGCAGAAGCTATCTCCAAGGAGTTCTTCCCTGACGGACGCCACCGCGTTCTCGTTGCCATCAACATGGGCAAGCCAGCTGAGGAAGGTGCTTGGCATGACCGCCTGCCACGCCTTGGCATGGATGAAGTTGTTGAAACTCTTTAA
- the leuS gene encoding leucine--tRNA ligase, translated as MTNPSEGTTPLAFRYTPELANKIEGEWQNYWTENGTFNAPNPVGDLAPADGKALPDDKLFVQDMFPYPSGAGLHVGHPLGYIATDVFARYNRMLGKNVLHTLGYDSFGLPAEQYAIQTGTHPRATTMANIENMKRQLEALGLGHDSRRAVATTDPEFYKWTQWIFLQIFNSWFDVDQQKARPISELIPLLESGELKTKDGADYSALGDIEKQKAVDDYRLVYRSNSTVNWCPGLGTVLANEEVTSDGRSERGNFPVFRKNLSQWMMRITAYSDRLIDDLELLDWTDKVKSMQRNWIGRSRGAEVDFSVEGETVTVFTTRPDTLFGATYMVLAPEHELVDVLLSKAGTYDGVDARWTNAQATPAEAVAAYRASIAAKSDLERQENKEKTGVFVGVYATNPVNGDQIPVFIADYVLTGYGTGAIMAVPAHDERDYEFATELGLPIVEVVSGGNIAEAAFTESGAAVNSANDEGLDLNGLAKAEAVAQTIEWLEEKELGRGTIQYKLRDWLFARQRYWGEPFPIVYDENGQAHALPASMLPVELPEVEDYKPVSFDPEDADSEPSPPLAKAREWVEVELDLGDGKKKYTRDTNVMPQWAGSSWYQLRYIDPSNDEQFCNIENERYWTGPRPETHGPNDPGGVDLYVGGVEHAVLHLLYARFWHKVLFDLGHVSSKEPYRRLYNQGYIQAFAYTDSRGVYVAADEVEEKDGKFFYQGEEVNQEYGKMGKSLKNAVAPDDICNNFGADTLRVYEMAMGPLDTSRPWATKDVVGAQRFLQRMWRLIVDENTGEVLTRDMEALTDDDNKQLHRTIAGVRDDYTNLRVNTVVAKLIEYVNYLTKTYPNTIPTGAVLPLIVMASPVAPHIAEELWQKLGHDDTVTYEPFPTFEEKWLTDDEIELPVQVNGKVRSRITVAADASQEQVIEVALADEKVQEQLAGKNLIKQIVVPGRMVNLVVK; from the coding sequence ATGACTAACCCGAGCGAAGGCACCACTCCCCTGGCGTTCCGTTATACCCCGGAACTTGCCAATAAGATCGAAGGTGAGTGGCAGAATTACTGGACTGAAAACGGCACATTCAACGCACCCAACCCGGTGGGTGATCTAGCGCCTGCGGACGGTAAAGCACTTCCTGATGACAAGCTCTTTGTTCAGGATATGTTCCCTTACCCATCTGGTGCTGGCCTGCACGTGGGACACCCACTGGGCTATATCGCCACGGATGTTTTTGCCCGCTACAACCGCATGCTGGGCAAGAATGTTTTGCACACTTTGGGCTATGACTCCTTCGGTTTGCCTGCAGAGCAGTACGCTATCCAAACCGGTACGCACCCTCGCGCCACCACGATGGCCAACATCGAAAATATGAAGCGTCAGCTCGAAGCGCTTGGCTTGGGACATGATTCCCGCCGTGCAGTAGCTACCACGGATCCAGAGTTCTACAAGTGGACGCAGTGGATCTTCCTGCAGATCTTTAACTCTTGGTTTGATGTGGACCAGCAGAAGGCCCGCCCAATCAGTGAACTGATTCCATTGCTGGAGTCCGGCGAGCTGAAGACTAAGGACGGAGCGGATTACAGCGCGCTGGGAGACATCGAAAAGCAAAAAGCGGTGGATGACTACCGCCTTGTTTATCGCTCCAACTCCACCGTGAACTGGTGTCCAGGTCTGGGCACTGTGCTGGCAAACGAGGAAGTAACCTCGGACGGCCGTTCTGAGCGCGGTAATTTCCCAGTTTTCCGCAAGAACTTGTCCCAGTGGATGATGCGCATTACCGCATATTCAGATCGCCTCATCGATGACCTCGAGCTGCTTGATTGGACTGACAAGGTCAAGTCTATGCAGCGTAACTGGATCGGTCGCTCCCGTGGCGCCGAGGTGGATTTCTCCGTGGAAGGCGAAACCGTCACGGTATTCACTACCCGCCCAGACACCCTGTTCGGTGCAACCTACATGGTTCTTGCACCTGAGCATGAGCTGGTTGACGTCCTGTTGAGCAAGGCTGGAACCTATGACGGTGTTGATGCTCGTTGGACCAACGCGCAGGCAACCCCTGCGGAAGCTGTTGCAGCATACCGCGCATCTATTGCCGCTAAATCTGATCTAGAGCGCCAGGAAAACAAGGAAAAGACCGGCGTTTTCGTTGGCGTTTATGCCACCAACCCAGTCAATGGCGATCAGATTCCTGTATTCATCGCCGATTACGTTCTCACCGGCTACGGAACCGGCGCCATCATGGCTGTTCCTGCGCACGATGAGCGTGACTATGAATTCGCCACCGAACTTGGCCTGCCAATCGTGGAAGTTGTCTCCGGCGGTAACATCGCAGAAGCGGCGTTCACTGAGTCTGGTGCGGCTGTAAACTCCGCCAATGACGAAGGCTTGGATCTCAACGGACTGGCTAAGGCTGAAGCTGTTGCACAGACGATTGAGTGGCTGGAAGAAAAAGAACTCGGCCGTGGCACCATTCAGTACAAGCTCCGCGATTGGCTCTTTGCCCGCCAGCGTTACTGGGGCGAGCCTTTCCCAATTGTTTATGATGAAAACGGCCAGGCACACGCCCTGCCAGCATCTATGCTGCCAGTAGAGCTGCCAGAGGTAGAAGACTACAAGCCTGTCTCCTTCGACCCAGAAGACGCAGACTCAGAGCCATCCCCACCACTAGCAAAGGCCCGCGAATGGGTCGAGGTGGAACTGGACCTTGGTGATGGCAAAAAGAAGTACACTCGCGACACCAACGTGATGCCACAGTGGGCCGGATCTTCCTGGTACCAGCTGCGCTATATCGATCCAAGCAACGATGAGCAGTTCTGCAACATTGAAAACGAACGCTACTGGACTGGCCCACGTCCAGAAACCCATGGACCAAATGATCCAGGCGGCGTAGACCTCTACGTCGGTGGCGTGGAACATGCTGTTTTGCACTTGCTGTACGCACGCTTCTGGCACAAAGTCCTCTTTGACCTCGGACATGTTTCCTCCAAGGAGCCATACCGCCGTCTCTACAACCAGGGCTACATCCAGGCATTTGCCTACACCGATTCCCGTGGCGTCTACGTGGCTGCCGATGAGGTGGAAGAGAAGGATGGAAAATTCTTCTACCAGGGTGAAGAAGTCAACCAGGAATACGGAAAAATGGGCAAGTCCCTCAAAAACGCCGTCGCCCCAGATGACATCTGCAACAATTTTGGTGCTGATACCCTGCGCGTCTACGAAATGGCCATGGGGCCACTGGACACCTCACGTCCATGGGCAACCAAGGACGTGGTCGGCGCACAGCGCTTCCTCCAGCGCATGTGGCGCTTGATCGTTGATGAGAACACCGGCGAAGTGCTCACCCGCGATATGGAAGCACTCACCGATGATGACAACAAGCAGCTGCACCGCACCATCGCAGGTGTGCGTGATGATTACACCAACCTGCGTGTCAACACCGTGGTTGCCAAGCTCATTGAGTACGTCAACTACCTGACCAAGACCTACCCAAACACCATCCCAACTGGCGCGGTCTTGCCACTTATTGTCATGGCTTCCCCTGTTGCGCCACACATCGCAGAGGAACTCTGGCAGAAGCTTGGTCACGACGACACCGTCACTTACGAACCATTCCCAACCTTTGAGGAAAAATGGCTCACCGACGATGAAATCGAACTGCCAGTCCAGGTCAACGGCAAGGTGCGCAGCCGCATCACCGTTGCAGCCGATGCCAGCCAGGAGCAGGTCATCGAAGTAGCGCTTGCCGACGAGAAGGTGCAGGAACAACTCGCGGGTAAGAACCTCATCAAGCAGATTGTTGTCCCAGGCCGCATGGTCAACCTTGTGGTGAAGTAA
- a CDS encoding YbaN family protein — MWKPLLVTVGLISLVCGAIGVILPIIPTTPFLLLSAFCFARGSTRLHNCLMSHRIFGQYISNYYNHAMTPRHKFQTLLTLWFGIIISCVLIEATVPWIILPSIALGVSIHIFRLKPRPEALAIGNAPEEDSASEPHFADDHKA, encoded by the coding sequence ATGTGGAAACCACTGCTTGTCACCGTCGGGTTAATCAGTCTTGTCTGTGGAGCAATCGGGGTTATTTTACCAATAATCCCTACAACACCGTTTCTTCTACTAAGCGCCTTTTGCTTTGCCCGAGGTTCTACGCGACTGCATAACTGTCTTATGTCGCACCGAATTTTTGGCCAGTACATTTCCAATTATTACAATCACGCCATGACACCCCGTCATAAATTCCAGACGCTGCTTACCTTGTGGTTTGGCATTATTATTTCCTGCGTCCTGATCGAAGCAACGGTTCCTTGGATTATCCTGCCCAGTATCGCGCTGGGTGTCAGCATCCACATCTTCAGGCTCAAACCCCGACCAGAAGCATTAGCTATTGGGAACGCTCCTGAAGAGGATTCAGCCTCCGAGCCACATTTTGCTGATGATCATAAGGCTTAA
- a CDS encoding HigA family addiction module antitoxin translates to MIGGGSRVSNAGERNNNEQPVMPGEILREEFMEPLELSQNGLARAIGVPPRRINEIVHGKRAITADTALRLAAYLGPDPQFWLNLQMHYDLSVTYLDTRNVLEAIKPYDHQQNVARRLNPLQERSQ, encoded by the coding sequence ATGATTGGGGGCGGTAGTCGGGTGAGTAATGCAGGCGAACGCAACAATAATGAACAGCCCGTGATGCCGGGAGAAATTCTGCGTGAAGAATTCATGGAGCCTTTGGAGTTATCCCAAAATGGATTGGCGCGAGCAATAGGTGTGCCACCACGCAGAATTAATGAAATTGTCCATGGGAAACGTGCAATCACAGCAGATACTGCACTCCGTTTAGCCGCTTATCTTGGCCCTGACCCGCAATTTTGGCTGAATTTGCAGATGCACTATGACCTCTCGGTCACTTATTTGGATACGCGAAACGTGTTGGAGGCAATTAAGCCTTATGATCATCAGCAAAATGTGGCTCGGAGGCTGAATCCTCTTCAGGAGCGTTCCCAATAG
- a CDS encoding maleylpyruvate isomerase family mycothiol-dependent enzyme: MTTFHDLPLEERLALARLGTSHYSRQLSLVDNAEFGEETILKGWTRSHLIAHVAYNAIALCNLMHWANSGEKTPMYASPQARNEEIAYGSTLSPDALRNLHEHSVARLDVDWRETSQEAWSHEVLTAQGRTVPASETLWMRSREVWIHAVDLGAVATFGDLPEVILHTLAAEITAKWAGQGAGEGLVLVDESSGVRYSAAAGENEIVLTGSLAGIVRYASGRGLDGVTSSIGEVPEPPRWL, translated from the coding sequence ATGACAACTTTCCATGATCTTCCGCTGGAGGAGCGGCTGGCTCTGGCAAGGTTGGGTACATCGCACTATTCCCGTCAGCTATCTCTTGTGGATAACGCTGAATTTGGCGAAGAGACCATCCTTAAAGGATGGACTCGTTCCCACCTGATTGCCCACGTGGCTTATAACGCCATCGCACTGTGCAACCTCATGCACTGGGCAAATAGCGGTGAGAAGACCCCAATGTACGCCTCCCCCCAGGCGCGCAATGAGGAAATCGCTTATGGGTCCACCCTCAGTCCTGATGCGCTGCGCAACTTGCATGAGCATTCCGTTGCGCGTCTAGACGTGGATTGGCGTGAAACTTCGCAAGAGGCATGGTCACATGAGGTGCTCACGGCTCAGGGACGCACTGTCCCGGCCAGCGAGACCTTGTGGATGCGCTCACGAGAAGTATGGATCCACGCTGTTGATCTTGGAGCGGTTGCTACCTTTGGTGATCTTCCTGAGGTCATCTTGCACACCTTGGCAGCGGAAATCACTGCAAAATGGGCTGGACAAGGAGCCGGTGAAGGGCTTGTGCTTGTCGACGAGTCCTCCGGGGTCCGCTACTCGGCCGCCGCTGGGGAGAACGAGATTGTTCTCACTGGCAGCCTCGCTGGCATTGTCCGCTATGCCTCCGGCCGCGGACTAGATGGTGTGACTTCTTCTATCGGAGAAGTTCCAGAACCACCGCGCTGGCTGTAA
- a CDS encoding fumarylacetoacetate hydrolase family protein — translation MRLATIRTNGTTIAARVESENTATAIEGFANVSELLQESNWRELADNASGEAVTFENKDLDAVVPAPKKVVCVGLNYANHIKEMGRSLPDTPTLFVKFPDALIGPFDDVVVPEWANKALDWEGEMAVIIGKRARRVKEADAAEYIAGYAVMNDYTTRDFQYAAPAKTPQWHQGKSLEKSAGFGPWMTTPDAFEFGGELATYLEGEKVQSTPTNDLVFSPEKLIEYITHIYPLDAGDVIVTGTPGGVGHARNPQRYIGDGETVKVEIQGLGYIANKTVFE, via the coding sequence ATGCGTCTCGCAACAATCCGCACCAACGGCACCACCATTGCTGCACGTGTTGAATCTGAAAACACCGCAACTGCCATTGAGGGCTTTGCAAACGTCAGCGAACTGCTTCAAGAAAGCAACTGGCGTGAACTCGCAGACAACGCTTCTGGCGAGGCTGTGACCTTTGAGAACAAGGATCTTGACGCTGTAGTTCCAGCTCCAAAGAAGGTCGTTTGTGTCGGTCTTAACTACGCAAACCACATCAAGGAAATGGGCCGTAGCCTTCCAGACACCCCAACCCTGTTTGTGAAGTTCCCTGATGCTTTGATCGGGCCATTCGACGATGTCGTCGTTCCAGAGTGGGCTAATAAGGCTCTTGACTGGGAAGGCGAAATGGCAGTTATCATTGGCAAGCGCGCACGTCGCGTGAAGGAAGCTGATGCAGCTGAGTACATCGCTGGCTACGCAGTAATGAACGATTACACCACCCGCGATTTCCAGTACGCAGCACCTGCAAAGACCCCACAGTGGCACCAGGGTAAGTCCTTGGAAAAGTCCGCAGGCTTCGGCCCATGGATGACCACTCCAGATGCATTTGAGTTCGGCGGCGAGCTGGCAACCTACCTCGAAGGCGAGAAGGTTCAGTCCACCCCAACCAATGACCTGGTCTTTAGCCCAGAAAAGCTCATTGAATACATCACTCATATCTACCCACTGGATGCAGGCGACGTCATCGTTACCGGTACTCCAGGCGGCGTTGGACATGCGCGCAACCCACAGCGCTACATCGGCGATGGCGAGACAGTCAAGGTTGAAATCCAGGGCCTTGGTTACATCGCGAACAAGACGGTGTTTGAATAA
- a CDS encoding cupin domain-containing protein, protein MGAPGKNDYSTEHVKQEVPPATPEEQAELDTMYKRMDDLHLKPLWTQIGGLMPNHPEPRAVAHKWDWEELLKLAKRSGDLVPVGRGGERRAIGLANPGLDGNTYISPTLWAAIQYLAPGENAPEHRHSQNAFRFVIEGEGVWTVVNGDPVPMKRGDFLLTPGWNYHGHHNIATEPMAWLDGLDIPFAYQMDTGFFEYGTEKLTDESTPDLSRSEQLWAHPGLRPVAFPGKTSYSPIGRYAWEHTDAALNDQLALEAAGHPGTVAPGHAAIRFTNPTTGGDVMTTIRAEFHRLRPGAVTTPIHEVGNRCFQVFEGSATINVGEKTFEANHGDVINVPSWQKWNIIAGDEGVDLFCFSDAPIFEALNLARTFTPEGI, encoded by the coding sequence ATGGGTGCCCCAGGTAAAAATGACTACTCAACTGAACACGTAAAGCAGGAAGTCCCACCCGCAACCCCAGAAGAGCAAGCAGAGCTAGACACCATGTACAAGCGCATGGATGATCTTCACCTCAAGCCTTTGTGGACTCAAATCGGTGGACTTATGCCCAACCACCCAGAACCACGCGCAGTGGCTCACAAATGGGATTGGGAAGAACTGCTCAAGCTAGCAAAGCGCTCTGGCGATCTTGTTCCAGTGGGCCGCGGCGGCGAACGTCGTGCGATTGGCCTGGCAAACCCAGGCCTTGACGGCAACACCTACATCTCCCCTACCCTGTGGGCTGCAATTCAGTACCTAGCACCTGGCGAAAATGCTCCAGAACACCGCCACTCCCAAAATGCATTCCGCTTTGTCATTGAAGGCGAAGGCGTATGGACTGTAGTTAACGGCGACCCAGTACCAATGAAGCGTGGCGATTTCTTACTTACCCCAGGTTGGAACTACCACGGACACCACAACATAGCGACCGAGCCAATGGCTTGGTTGGATGGCCTCGATATTCCATTTGCTTATCAAATGGACACCGGATTCTTTGAATACGGAACCGAAAAGCTCACCGACGAGTCCACTCCAGACCTGTCCCGCTCTGAGCAGCTGTGGGCTCATCCAGGCCTGCGCCCAGTAGCCTTCCCAGGCAAGACCTCTTACTCCCCTATCGGCCGTTATGCCTGGGAGCACACCGATGCAGCACTCAACGATCAGCTAGCGTTGGAAGCCGCAGGCCATCCAGGAACCGTCGCACCGGGTCATGCAGCAATCCGCTTCACCAATCCAACTACTGGTGGCGATGTTATGACCACCATCCGCGCCGAGTTCCACCGCCTGCGCCCAGGAGCTGTCACTACCCCAATCCATGAGGTAGGAAACCGCTGCTTCCAGGTATTTGAAGGCTCTGCAACAATTAATGTTGGGGAGAAAACCTTCGAAGCTAACCATGGCGATGTGATCAATGTACCGTCGTGGCAGAAGTGGAATATCATCGCAGGCGATGAGGGCGTAGACCTCTTCTGCTTCTCTGATGCACCAATCTTCGAGGCTCTAAACCTCGCACGTACTTTTACTCCGGAAGGAATCTAG